A single region of the Salvia miltiorrhiza cultivar Shanhuang (shh) chromosome 8, IMPLAD_Smil_shh, whole genome shotgun sequence genome encodes:
- the LOC131002027 gene encoding uncharacterized protein LOC131002027 produces the protein MKIQRLEEYINATLTPSEGLAASIDTTHVAEKVSTATVEIANRISRLEEQALPKRRRDRPLKGMGREHVQHTTGLVPEDSIKCRVRKAVEVGYKLRDYVVDHNSSDNFRAMNNIANRRWSDEVELDDIHTTTDTPYW, from the exons ATGAAGATCCAGCGTCTTGAGGAATATATTAACGCAACTTTAACCCCTTCTGAGGGGTTAGCTGCCTCTATTGATACAACTCATGTGGCTGAGAAGGTCTCTACAGCCACTGTGGAAATTGCTAATCGAATTAGCAGGTTGGAGGAACAG GCGCTGCCGAAGCGCAGACGGGATCGTCCACTGAAGGGTATGGGACGTGAGCACGTGCAACATACTACAGGTCTTGTGCCGGAGGATAGCATCAAATGTCGCGTCAGGAAAGCTGTGGAGGTGGGGTATAAGCTGAGGGATTATGTTGTTGATCATAACAGCAGCGATAATTTTCGTGCTATGAATAATATAGCCAACAGACGATGGTCGGATGAAGTGGAGTTGGATGACATTCACACCACCACAGATACCCCTTATTGGTAG